Proteins co-encoded in one Parus major isolate Abel chromosome 17, Parus_major1.1, whole genome shotgun sequence genomic window:
- the SLC31A2 gene encoding probable low affinity copper uptake protein 2 — protein sequence MQMTFYFSDTAVLLFDFWNVHSPTGMVLSVLVILLLSVLYEAVKMGKAVLLRRALLALPHSLSQEALTEPQQGDSGPAQGRWFWFHVGQTLFHVVQVVLGYMVMLAVMSYNAWIFLGAIVGSTLGYFMVYPLLGRG from the exons ATGCAG ATGACCTTCTACTTCTCggacacagcagtgctgctctttgACTTCTGGAATGTCCACAGCCCCACAG ggatggtgctCTCAGTGCTGGTGATCCTGCTGCTGTCCGTGCTCTACGAGGCCGTGAAGATGGGCAAGGCCGTGCTGCTGCGGCGGGcgctgctggccctgccccacagcctcAGCCAGGAGGCCCTGACCGAGCCCCAGCAGGGGGACAGTGGCCCTGCGCAGGGCAG GTGGTTTTGGTTCCACGTGGGCCAGACGCTGTTCCACGTGGTGCAGGTGGTGCTGGGCTATATGGTGATGTTGGCTGTCATGTCCTACAACGCCTGGATCTTCCTGGGGGCCATCGTGGGCTCCACGCTGGGCTATTTCATGGTGTACCCCCTGCTCGGCCGGGGCTAG